A DNA window from Mycolicibacter hiberniae contains the following coding sequences:
- the leuD gene encoding 3-isopropylmalate dehydratase small subunit: protein MKAFHTHTGIGVPLRQSNVDTDQIIPAVYLKRITRTGFEDGLFATWRTDPSFVLNLSPFDKGSVLVAGPDFGTGSSREHAVWALLDYGFRVVISSRFADIFRGNAGKAGLLAAQVAQDDVELLWKLIEQSPGLEITVNLQDRNITAGTVVVPFTIDDYTAWRLSEGLDDIGLTLRKLEDIDAFEAARPSWKPRTLPAS from the coding sequence ATGAAAGCTTTCCACACCCACACCGGAATCGGCGTCCCGCTGCGCCAGTCCAATGTCGACACCGACCAGATTATTCCCGCGGTCTATTTGAAGCGCATCACCCGGACCGGCTTCGAGGACGGTCTGTTCGCCACGTGGCGCACCGACCCCTCCTTCGTGCTGAATCTCAGCCCGTTCGACAAAGGTTCGGTGCTGGTGGCGGGGCCGGACTTCGGCACCGGGTCGTCGCGGGAACACGCGGTGTGGGCGCTGCTCGACTACGGGTTCCGGGTGGTGATCTCGTCTCGATTCGCCGACATCTTCCGGGGCAATGCCGGCAAGGCAGGCCTGCTTGCCGCCCAGGTGGCCCAGGATGATGTGGAACTGCTGTGGAAGCTCATCGAGCAGAGCCCGGGTCTGGAAATCACTGTCAATCTTCAAGATCGGAATATCACCGCCGGAACGGTGGTGGTGCCGTTCACGATTGATGACTACACCGCCTGGCGATTGTCCGAAGGGCTCGACGATATAGGTCTTACGCTGCGGAAACTCGAAGACATCGACGCATTTGAGGCCGCTCGGCCGAGCTGGAAGCCGCGCACCCTGCCTGCTTCGTGA
- a CDS encoding HU family DNA-binding protein, which yields MNKAELIDVLTKELDTDRRSATEAVEHFVNAIVRAVHKGESVTITGFGVFERRRRAARVARNPRTGETVKVKPTSVPAFRPGAQFKAIVSGAQRVPAEGLAVKRGAGTSTTAAKAAKKSPAKKAAKAAAKKTAAKATTKAAAKAPAKKVPAKKAVTKAAPAKKAVTKAPAKKAVTKAPAKKVVAKKAATKAAPAKKVVAKKAATKAAPAKKVVAKKAATKAAPAKKAPAKKAATKAPARKGRK from the coding sequence ATGAACAAAGCAGAGCTCATCGACGTGCTCACAAAGGAATTGGACACCGACCGTCGGTCGGCGACCGAAGCCGTCGAGCATTTCGTCAATGCCATTGTGCGCGCCGTCCACAAGGGTGAGAGCGTCACCATCACCGGGTTCGGCGTCTTCGAGCGTCGTCGTCGCGCCGCGCGCGTCGCCCGCAATCCCCGCACCGGTGAAACGGTCAAGGTGAAGCCGACGTCAGTTCCCGCATTCCGCCCCGGTGCGCAGTTCAAGGCGATTGTTTCTGGCGCGCAGCGCGTCCCGGCTGAGGGACTCGCCGTCAAGCGTGGCGCTGGTACCAGCACCACCGCGGCCAAGGCTGCGAAGAAGTCGCCGGCTAAGAAGGCCGCCAAGGCTGCGGCGAAGAAGACCGCCGCCAAGGCCACCACCAAGGCAGCAGCGAAGGCCCCGGCCAAGAAGGTTCCGGCCAAGAAGGCCGTGACCAAGGCGGCTCCGGCCAAGAAGGCGGTGACCAAGGCTCCGGCCAAGAAGGCGGTGACCAAGGCCCCGGCCAAGAAGGTCGTCGCGAAGAAGGCCGCGACCAAGGCGGCTCCGGCCAAGAAGGTCGTCGCGAAGAAGGCCGCGACCAAGGCGGCTCCGGCCAAGAAGGTCGTCGCGAAGAAGGCCGCGACCAAGGCGGCTCCGGCCAAGAAGGCTCCGGCCAAGAAGGCCGCGACCAAGGCCCCGGCTCGCAAGGGCCGCAAGTAA
- a CDS encoding RNA degradosome polyphosphate kinase, translated as MSNDLSVDEIEGGELTETRIDTNWRPKDSTPTAPPAATAGLPVGGDNDELPADRYLNRELSWLDFNARVLALAADTSLPLLERAKFLAIFASNLDEFYMVRVAGLKRRDEMGLSVRSADGLTPREQLRRIGEQTQLIATNHARVFLDSVRPALAAEGIHVVTWADLSPAERDQLSVYFHEQVFPVLTPLAVDPAHPFPFVSGLSLNLAVTVKRPEDGGSHFARVKVPDNVDRFVELDAGADGGDSRGGVRFLPMEELIAAFLPVLFPGMEIVEHHAFRITRNADFEVEEDRDEDLLQALERELARRRFGSPVRLEVADDMTEHMLELLLRELDVNPGDVIEVPGLLDLSSLWQVYGQDRPDLKDRTFVPATHPAFAERETPKSIFATLREGDVLVHHPYDSFATSVQRFVEQAAADPGVLAIKQTLYRTSGDSPIVTALIDAAEAGKQVVALVEIKARFDEQANIKWARKLEQAGVHVVYGLIGLKTHCKVALVVRREGSAIRRYCHIGTGNYNSKTARLYEDVGLLTADPDIGADLTDLFNSLTGYSRKVAYRNLLVAPYGVRTGIIERIEREVAAHRDTGLGRIRLKLNSLVDEQVIDALYRASRAGVRVELVVRGICALRPGVEGFSENIIVRSILGRFLEHSRIIHFRAIDEFWIGSADMMHRNLDRRVEVMVQVKNPRLTAQLGDVFDSAMDPATRCWELGPDGQWTAEPHDGATVRDHQVSLMERHRNP; from the coding sequence ATGAGCAATGATTTATCAGTGGACGAAATTGAGGGCGGCGAGCTCACCGAGACGCGTATCGATACCAACTGGCGTCCGAAAGACTCCACTCCGACGGCGCCGCCTGCGGCCACGGCGGGTCTCCCGGTCGGCGGCGATAACGACGAACTACCTGCCGATCGCTATCTCAACCGCGAACTGAGTTGGCTGGACTTCAATGCCCGGGTGTTGGCGCTGGCCGCCGACACCTCGCTACCCCTGCTGGAGCGCGCCAAGTTTCTGGCCATCTTCGCCTCCAACCTCGATGAGTTCTACATGGTGCGGGTCGCCGGCCTCAAACGCCGTGACGAGATGGGCCTGTCGGTCCGTTCCGCCGACGGCCTGACCCCGCGTGAGCAACTGCGCCGGATCGGCGAGCAGACCCAGCTGATCGCCACCAACCACGCGCGGGTGTTCCTCGACTCGGTCCGCCCGGCGCTGGCCGCCGAAGGCATCCACGTGGTGACGTGGGCCGACCTGTCGCCCGCCGAACGAGACCAGTTGTCGGTGTACTTCCACGAGCAGGTGTTCCCGGTGCTGACGCCGCTGGCCGTCGACCCGGCACACCCGTTCCCGTTCGTCAGCGGCCTCAGTTTGAACCTGGCGGTGACAGTCAAGCGCCCCGAGGACGGCGGAAGTCACTTCGCGCGGGTGAAGGTTCCCGACAACGTCGACCGTTTCGTCGAACTCGATGCCGGTGCCGACGGCGGCGACAGCCGGGGCGGGGTCCGATTCCTGCCGATGGAGGAGCTGATCGCGGCGTTTTTGCCGGTGCTGTTCCCCGGTATGGAGATCGTCGAACATCATGCGTTCCGCATCACGCGCAACGCCGATTTCGAGGTCGAAGAGGACCGCGACGAGGACCTGTTGCAGGCCCTGGAGCGGGAGCTGGCGCGTCGCAGGTTCGGATCGCCGGTCCGCCTCGAAGTCGCCGACGACATGACCGAGCACATGCTGGAGTTACTCCTGCGCGAACTCGACGTGAATCCGGGCGACGTCATCGAGGTGCCCGGCCTGCTGGATCTTTCGTCGCTGTGGCAGGTCTACGGCCAGGACCGGCCCGACCTCAAAGACCGCACCTTCGTGCCGGCGACGCACCCGGCGTTCGCCGAACGGGAGACCCCCAAAAGCATTTTCGCGACCCTGCGCGAGGGCGATGTGCTGGTGCACCACCCCTATGACTCATTCGCCACCAGTGTGCAACGGTTCGTCGAGCAGGCCGCCGCCGACCCGGGCGTGCTGGCTATCAAGCAGACGCTCTACCGCACCTCGGGTGATTCACCGATCGTCACCGCGCTGATCGACGCCGCCGAGGCGGGCAAGCAGGTGGTGGCCCTGGTTGAGATCAAGGCCCGCTTCGACGAGCAGGCCAATATCAAGTGGGCGCGCAAGCTGGAACAGGCCGGTGTGCACGTGGTGTACGGGCTGATCGGGTTGAAAACCCACTGCAAGGTCGCGCTTGTGGTGCGCCGCGAAGGGTCCGCGATCCGGCGGTACTGCCACATCGGCACCGGCAACTACAACTCCAAAACCGCACGGCTTTACGAGGATGTGGGTCTGCTCACCGCCGATCCGGACATCGGCGCCGACCTGACGGACCTGTTCAACTCCTTGACGGGGTATTCACGCAAAGTCGCCTACCGAAACCTGTTGGTGGCGCCCTACGGCGTGCGGACCGGCATCATCGAACGCATTGAACGTGAGGTTGCCGCGCACCGCGACACCGGCCTCGGCCGAATCCGGCTCAAGCTCAACTCGCTGGTCGACGAGCAGGTGATCGACGCGCTCTACCGCGCCTCGCGGGCCGGGGTGCGTGTCGAGCTGGTGGTACGCGGGATCTGCGCACTGCGGCCCGGGGTCGAGGGATTCTCCGAAAACATCATCGTCCGGTCGATTCTCGGCCGATTCCTGGAACACTCTCGCATCATCCACTTCCGCGCCATCGATGAGTTCTGGATCGGCAGCGCCGACATGATGCACCGCAATCTGGACCGCCGTGTCGAGGTGATGGTGCAGGTGAAAAACCCCCGGCTCACTGCACAACTCGGCGATGTGTTCGATTCCGCGATGGACCCGGCCACCCGTTGCTGGGAGCTCGGTCCAGACGGTCAGTGGACCGCGGAGCCGCACGACGGGGCCACCGTCCGCGATCACCAGGTATCGCTGATGGAACGCCACCGCAATCCCTGA
- the cofC gene encoding 2-phospho-L-lactate guanylyltransferase, translating to MGRVNSAQAEESGIGVIIAVKRLSVAKTRLAPAFPAPVREAVALAMLADTITAALDARGLDHITVVTPDEAAAATATELGAEVLQDPTPEGHGDPLNNALAAAAAKVAASVPNIVVLQGDLPALQSYELDEAITAARAHQRSFVADRQGMGTVALFAFGAPLEPRFGRDSSKRHRQSGALELTGAWPGLRCDIDTPEDLAVARRLGVGTATARALAHAKTGGSNMRYEQ from the coding sequence ATGGGTCGGGTGAACTCCGCACAGGCCGAGGAATCCGGTATCGGGGTGATCATTGCCGTCAAGCGGCTCAGCGTGGCCAAGACGAGGCTGGCGCCGGCATTTCCGGCACCGGTGCGGGAGGCCGTGGCGCTGGCCATGCTGGCCGACACCATCACCGCCGCGCTGGACGCCCGGGGGCTCGACCACATCACCGTGGTCACCCCGGACGAGGCCGCCGCCGCGACGGCCACCGAGCTCGGCGCGGAGGTGCTGCAGGATCCGACACCGGAGGGTCACGGCGACCCGCTGAACAACGCGCTCGCCGCAGCCGCGGCCAAGGTGGCCGCTTCTGTGCCGAACATCGTTGTTTTACAAGGGGATTTACCGGCGCTGCAATCGTACGAACTCGACGAGGCGATCACCGCCGCGCGGGCACATCAGCGCAGCTTTGTCGCCGACCGCCAAGGGATGGGCACTGTGGCGCTGTTCGCATTCGGCGCCCCCCTCGAACCACGGTTCGGCCGGGATTCCTCGAAACGGCACCGGCAATCCGGTGCCCTGGAACTGACCGGCGCCTGGCCCGGCCTGCGCTGCGACATCGACACGCCCGAGGATCTGGCAGTGGCGCGCCGGCTCGGAGTCGGTACGGCGACGGCCCGCGCGCTCGCACACGCCAAGACCGGTGGCAGCAACATGCGCTATGAGCAATGA
- the gltX gene encoding glutamate--tRNA ligase codes for MTTSGVRVRFCPSPTGTPHVGLIRTALFNWAYARHTGGTMVFRVEDTDAERDSEESYLALLDALRWLHLDWDEGPEVGGPYGPYRQSERTDIHRDVVARLLAAGEAYEAFSTPEEVEARHRAAGRNPKLGYDNFDRDLTADQRAAYVAEGRKPVVRLRMPDTELGWTDLVRGPTVFPAGTVPDFALTRANGDPLYTLVNPVDDAMMKITHVLRGEDLLPSTPRQIALYQALMRIGVAEGIPEFGHLPTVLGEGTKKLSKRDPQSNLFAHRDRGFIPEGLLNYLALLGWSIADDRDVFSMEEMVAAFDVVNVNSNPARFDQKKADAINAEHIRLLDLDDFTARLRGYLDAHGHDSGLDDAGFAVAAGLVQTRIVVLGDAWPLLKFFNDEHYELEPRAAAKELGPESAPVLDAAIAALEAVQDWTTASIEESLKAALLDGLGLKPRKAFGPVRVAVSGGLVSPPLFESLELLGSRRSLERLRTARAGVGEAR; via the coding sequence GTGACCACATCTGGTGTTCGTGTCCGGTTCTGCCCCTCGCCGACCGGCACTCCGCACGTCGGGCTGATCCGTACCGCCCTGTTCAACTGGGCCTACGCCCGCCATACCGGCGGCACCATGGTGTTCCGGGTGGAGGACACCGACGCCGAGCGCGACAGCGAGGAGAGCTACCTGGCGTTGCTCGACGCACTGCGCTGGCTGCACCTCGACTGGGACGAGGGCCCCGAGGTGGGCGGACCCTACGGGCCGTACCGGCAGTCCGAGCGCACCGATATCCACCGTGACGTGGTGGCGCGGTTGCTGGCGGCGGGGGAGGCCTACGAGGCGTTCTCCACGCCGGAGGAGGTCGAGGCCCGTCACCGCGCCGCCGGGCGCAACCCCAAGCTGGGTTACGACAACTTCGACCGGGACCTGACCGCCGACCAGCGGGCGGCGTACGTCGCCGAGGGTCGCAAGCCCGTGGTGCGACTGCGGATGCCCGACACCGAGCTGGGCTGGACGGACCTGGTGCGCGGGCCGACGGTCTTTCCGGCCGGCACCGTGCCCGACTTCGCGCTGACCCGGGCCAACGGCGACCCGCTGTACACGTTGGTCAACCCGGTCGACGACGCCATGATGAAGATCACCCACGTGCTGCGCGGCGAGGACCTGTTGCCGTCCACCCCGCGGCAGATCGCGCTGTATCAGGCGTTGATGCGTATCGGTGTGGCTGAGGGGATTCCGGAATTCGGGCACCTGCCAACCGTTTTAGGCGAGGGCACCAAGAAGCTGTCCAAACGTGACCCGCAGTCGAATCTCTTCGCGCACCGGGACCGGGGGTTCATCCCCGAGGGTCTGTTGAACTACCTGGCGCTGCTGGGCTGGTCCATCGCCGATGACCGTGATGTGTTCAGCATGGAGGAGATGGTGGCCGCGTTCGACGTGGTGAACGTCAACTCCAACCCGGCCCGGTTCGACCAGAAGAAGGCCGATGCGATCAACGCCGAGCACATCCGGCTGCTCGACCTGGACGACTTCACAGCCCGGCTGCGCGGATATCTGGATGCCCACGGGCACGACAGCGGCCTGGACGACGCCGGCTTTGCGGTGGCCGCCGGCTTGGTGCAGACCCGCATCGTGGTGCTCGGCGACGCCTGGCCGCTGTTGAAGTTCTTCAACGACGAGCACTACGAGCTGGAGCCGCGTGCCGCCGCCAAGGAGCTGGGCCCGGAATCGGCCCCGGTGCTCGACGCTGCCATCGCCGCTCTGGAGGCCGTGCAGGACTGGACCACCGCCTCCATCGAGGAATCGCTGAAGGCGGCGCTGCTGGACGGACTGGGCCTCAAACCGCGCAAGGCGTTCGGTCCGGTCCGGGTCGCCGTCTCCGGTGGTCTGGTCAGCCCGCCGCTGTTCGAGTCGCTGGAATTGCTGGGCTCGCGACGCAGCTTGGAGCGGTTGCGAACCGCCCGGGCGGGGGTAGGGGAAGCGCGATGA
- the leuC gene encoding 3-isopropylmalate dehydratase large subunit: MFKTEQPRTLAEKVWADHVVVSGGGTEPDLIYIDLHLVHEVTSPQAFEGLRLAGRPVRRPDLTIATEDHNVPTVDIDKPIADPVSRTQVETLRSNCAEFGIRLHPMGDIDQGIVHIIGPQLGLTQPGTTVVCGDSHTSTHGAFGALAMGIGTSEVEHVLATQTLPLRPFKTMAVNVDGQLADGVTAKDIILAVIAQIGTGGGQGYVIEYRGSAIEALSMEARMTICNMSIEAGARAGMVAPDETTYEYLRGKPHAPTGADWDAAVAYWSSLRTDPGATFDAEVHLDAAALTPFVTWGTNPGQGVPLGAEVPDPESITDEAERRAAEKALAYMDLAPGTPMRDIPVDTVFVGSCTNGRIEDLRAVADVLRGRQVADGVRMLVVPGSMRVRNQAEAEGLAEVFTAAGAEWRQPGCSMCLGMNPDQLSPGQRSASTSNRNFEGRQGKGGRTHLVSPAVAAATAVRGRLSAPADLN; this comes from the coding sequence ATGTTCAAGACCGAGCAGCCTCGCACCCTGGCCGAAAAGGTCTGGGCAGACCACGTCGTGGTATCCGGTGGTGGGACTGAACCCGACCTGATCTACATCGATCTGCACCTGGTGCACGAAGTGACCAGCCCGCAGGCCTTCGAGGGGCTGCGGCTGGCCGGCCGGCCGGTCCGGCGCCCGGATCTGACCATCGCCACCGAGGACCACAACGTGCCCACGGTGGACATCGACAAGCCGATCGCCGACCCGGTGTCGCGGACCCAGGTCGAGACGCTGCGGAGCAACTGTGCTGAGTTCGGCATCCGTTTGCACCCCATGGGCGATATCGATCAGGGGATCGTGCACATCATCGGCCCGCAACTGGGGCTCACCCAGCCGGGCACGACGGTGGTCTGCGGCGACAGTCACACCTCCACGCACGGCGCATTCGGGGCGCTGGCGATGGGCATCGGCACGTCCGAGGTTGAACACGTGCTGGCTACCCAGACGCTGCCGCTGCGTCCGTTCAAGACGATGGCGGTCAACGTCGACGGGCAGCTCGCCGACGGTGTGACGGCCAAGGACATCATCTTGGCGGTGATCGCCCAGATCGGCACCGGCGGCGGCCAGGGCTACGTCATCGAGTACCGCGGCAGCGCCATCGAAGCACTGTCGATGGAGGCCCGGATGACGATCTGCAACATGAGCATTGAGGCCGGCGCTCGGGCCGGAATGGTCGCTCCCGACGAGACCACTTACGAGTATCTGCGAGGCAAGCCGCACGCGCCCACCGGTGCGGATTGGGACGCCGCGGTGGCCTACTGGAGCAGCCTGCGCACCGACCCCGGTGCCACGTTCGACGCTGAGGTCCACCTGGACGCCGCTGCGCTGACACCGTTCGTCACGTGGGGCACCAACCCCGGCCAGGGCGTCCCACTGGGCGCCGAAGTACCCGACCCCGAGTCGATCACCGACGAGGCGGAGCGGCGCGCCGCCGAGAAGGCGTTGGCCTACATGGATCTTGCACCGGGCACGCCGATGCGCGACATCCCGGTCGACACCGTCTTCGTCGGATCGTGCACCAACGGCCGTATCGAGGACCTGCGTGCGGTTGCCGATGTGCTGCGAGGACGCCAGGTCGCCGACGGGGTGCGCATGCTCGTGGTGCCGGGCTCGATGCGCGTGCGCAATCAAGCCGAAGCAGAAGGCCTGGCCGAGGTTTTCACCGCGGCGGGTGCCGAGTGGCGCCAACCCGGATGTTCGATGTGTCTGGGGATGAACCCGGATCAGCTGTCACCCGGTCAGCGCTCGGCGTCGACGTCCAACCGCAATTTCGAGGGCCGGCAGGGCAAGGGTGGACGCACCCATCTGGTTTCCCCGGCTGTAGCCGCCGCCACCGCTGTCCGCGGCAGGCTGTCGGCCCCCGCCGACTTGAACTGA
- a CDS encoding IclR family transcriptional regulator encodes MGQHSGIGVLDKALAVLHSIAESPCGLAELCDRTGLPRATAHRLAAGLETHRLLGRDTEGRWQIGPAVSELAVHADDPLRTAGAAVLPRLREITGESVQLYRREGAERVCVAALEPPAGLRDTVPIGSRLPMTAGSGAKVLLAYAEPTMQQDMLSKAAFTSRTLAEIRRRGWAQSVAEREPGVASVSAPVRDRRGAVVAAVSVSGPIDRMGRRPGARWAADLLAAADALTERL; translated from the coding sequence ATGGGACAGCATAGCGGCATCGGCGTTCTGGACAAAGCACTGGCGGTACTGCACTCGATCGCCGAATCGCCATGCGGACTGGCCGAACTGTGCGACCGCACCGGCCTGCCCCGCGCCACCGCGCACCGGCTGGCCGCAGGGCTGGAAACCCACCGACTGCTCGGGCGCGACACCGAGGGGCGCTGGCAGATCGGTCCCGCCGTCAGCGAACTGGCGGTCCACGCCGACGATCCGCTCCGAACGGCCGGCGCGGCGGTCCTGCCCCGGCTGCGGGAGATCACCGGGGAGAGCGTGCAGTTGTACCGCCGAGAGGGCGCCGAACGGGTCTGCGTCGCGGCGCTGGAACCGCCTGCCGGGCTGCGCGACACCGTTCCGATCGGTTCCCGGCTGCCGATGACCGCCGGTTCGGGGGCCAAAGTGCTGTTGGCCTATGCCGAGCCCACGATGCAGCAGGACATGCTGTCGAAGGCGGCGTTCACCAGTCGCACCCTGGCGGAGATCCGCCGGCGGGGCTGGGCGCAGAGCGTCGCCGAACGAGAGCCGGGGGTGGCCAGTGTGTCGGCGCCGGTACGCGATCGCCGCGGCGCGGTGGTGGCTGCCGTCTCGGTCTCGGGCCCGATCGACCGGATGGGCCGACGCCCGGGGGCACGCTGGGCCGCCGACCTGCTCGCTGCCGCCGACGCGCTCACCGAGCGACTGTAG
- the mutT1 gene encoding 8-oxo-(d)GTP phosphatase MutT1, translating to MLETTVSKGSSPADKVIRAAGAVLWRMRHGGVEVAVIHRPRYDDWSLPKGKVDPGENEPVTAVREILEETGQHAHLGRRLGAVSYPVAQGTKKVRYWAARALGGDFTPNDEVDELAWLPVDAAMQELQYPHDRKILRRFTKAPADTETVLIVRHGTAGRRSRFSGDDRERPLDKMGRAQAEALTGLLLAFGATDVYAADRVRCEQTVEPLAAELGVEVRAEPTLTEEAYSHNPKRARRRVMEIAQLGGTPVICTQGKVIPDLIAWWCARDGIKPDKSRNRKGSTWVLSRSGGRLVAADHLGSPLAGHKST from the coding sequence GTGCTCGAAACGACGGTGTCGAAGGGCTCTTCGCCGGCCGACAAGGTGATCCGCGCCGCCGGCGCCGTGCTGTGGCGGATGCGGCACGGCGGCGTCGAAGTTGCCGTCATTCACCGCCCCCGTTATGACGACTGGTCCCTGCCGAAGGGCAAGGTCGATCCCGGGGAGAACGAGCCGGTGACTGCCGTGCGGGAGATCCTGGAGGAGACCGGCCAGCACGCGCACCTGGGCCGCCGACTGGGGGCGGTCAGCTACCCGGTGGCGCAGGGCACCAAAAAGGTGCGGTACTGGGCCGCCCGGGCCCTGGGCGGAGACTTCACGCCCAATGACGAGGTAGACGAACTGGCATGGCTGCCGGTCGACGCGGCGATGCAGGAACTGCAGTACCCCCACGACCGGAAGATATTGCGGCGGTTCACCAAGGCGCCCGCCGATACCGAGACGGTGTTGATCGTGCGGCACGGCACCGCCGGGCGCCGATCACGCTTCTCCGGAGATGACCGCGAGCGGCCGTTGGACAAGATGGGCCGCGCCCAGGCCGAGGCGCTCACCGGCCTGCTACTGGCTTTCGGCGCCACCGATGTGTACGCGGCCGACCGGGTGCGCTGTGAGCAGACGGTGGAGCCCCTGGCCGCCGAACTCGGGGTTGAGGTGCGTGCCGAGCCGACGCTGACCGAAGAGGCCTACTCCCACAACCCCAAGCGTGCCCGCCGCAGGGTGATGGAGATCGCCCAGCTCGGCGGCACGCCGGTTATCTGCACCCAGGGCAAGGTGATTCCCGACCTGATCGCCTGGTGGTGTGCGCGCGACGGCATCAAGCCCGACAAGTCGCGCAATCGCAAAGGCAGTACCTGGGTGCTGTCGCGGTCGGGTGGCCGGCTGGTCGCCGCCGATCATCTCGGCAGCCCGCTGGCCGGCCACAAGTCGACATAA
- a CDS encoding PPOX class F420-dependent oxidoreductase, translating into MGTKQRAQIVMTDTEVADFVTNHRTGTLATIGPDGRPHLTAMWYAVLDGEIWLETKAKSQKAVNMRRDPRVTFLLEAGETYDTLRGVAFDGVAEIVDDPEILFRVGVSVWERYTGPYSEEMKPAVEAMMNNRVAVRIVTSRTRSWDHRKLGLPAMPLGGTTAATDD; encoded by the coding sequence ATGGGAACCAAACAGCGCGCACAGATCGTCATGACCGACACCGAGGTCGCCGACTTCGTCACCAACCACCGCACCGGCACACTGGCCACCATCGGCCCCGACGGTCGGCCTCACCTGACGGCGATGTGGTACGCCGTGCTCGACGGCGAGATCTGGCTCGAAACCAAGGCGAAGTCGCAGAAGGCGGTGAACATGCGCCGCGATCCGCGGGTCACCTTCCTGCTGGAGGCCGGCGAGACGTACGACACGCTGCGCGGGGTGGCCTTCGACGGCGTGGCGGAGATCGTCGACGACCCGGAAATCCTGTTCCGGGTGGGCGTCAGCGTCTGGGAGCGCTACACCGGGCCCTACTCCGAGGAGATGAAGCCGGCCGTCGAGGCCATGATGAACAACCGGGTGGCTGTGCGCATCGTCACTTCGCGCACCCGCTCTTGGGATCACCGCAAGCTCGGCCTGCCGGCGATGCCGCTGGGTGGAACCACTGCAGCCACCGACGACTGA
- a CDS encoding NAD(P)H-dependent glycerol-3-phosphate dehydrogenase, producing MVGTDGTVAVMGAGAWGTALAKVLADAGSAVKLWARRPDIATQINESRLNPDYLPGFTVPDAVRATCDPAEALDGATTVVLAVPAQTMRANLQSWTPYLTSSATLVSVAKGIELGTLMRMSQVIVAVTGFDPGQVAVVSGPNLAAEIAAGQPAATVVACTDSGRAVALQRMLNTGYFRPYTNADVIGAEIGGACKNIIALACGMAAGVGLGENTAAAIITRGLAEIIRLGVALGAKDTTLAGLAGVGDLVATCTSPHSRNRSFGERLGRGEALPPSPGSAGLASTTDGHVVEGVTSCQSVLALASSYDVEMPLTDAVHRVCHQGLSVTEAVALLLGRHTKPE from the coding sequence ATGGTCGGCACCGACGGCACGGTCGCGGTGATGGGGGCGGGTGCGTGGGGCACCGCGCTGGCGAAGGTGCTCGCCGACGCCGGCAGTGCGGTCAAACTCTGGGCACGCCGGCCCGACATCGCCACCCAGATCAACGAGTCCCGGCTCAACCCCGACTATCTGCCGGGCTTCACCGTGCCCGACGCGGTGCGGGCCACCTGCGATCCCGCGGAGGCGCTGGACGGCGCGACGACCGTCGTGCTGGCTGTACCGGCGCAGACCATGCGGGCCAATCTGCAGAGCTGGACGCCGTACCTCACCAGCAGTGCCACGCTGGTCAGCGTCGCCAAGGGCATCGAGCTGGGCACGCTGATGCGGATGAGCCAGGTGATCGTGGCGGTAACGGGATTCGATCCCGGCCAGGTCGCGGTGGTGTCGGGTCCCAACCTGGCGGCCGAGATCGCCGCGGGCCAGCCCGCGGCCACGGTGGTCGCCTGCACGGACTCCGGTCGTGCGGTGGCGCTGCAACGGATGCTCAACACCGGTTATTTCCGGCCTTACACCAACGCCGATGTCATCGGTGCCGAGATCGGCGGCGCCTGCAAGAACATCATCGCGTTGGCCTGTGGGATGGCAGCGGGGGTGGGTCTGGGGGAGAACACCGCGGCCGCGATCATCACCCGCGGCCTCGCCGAGATCATTCGGCTGGGTGTGGCGCTGGGCGCCAAGGACACCACCCTGGCGGGCCTGGCCGGAGTAGGCGACCTGGTGGCGACCTGCACGTCGCCGCATTCGCGCAACCGTTCGTTCGGGGAGCGGCTCGGCCGGGGCGAGGCGTTGCCGCCGTCCCCCGGATCGGCGGGTTTGGCGAGCACCACCGACGGCCATGTCGTCGAAGGGGTGACCTCGTGTCAGTCGGTGCTGGCACTGGCGTCGAGCTACGACGTGGAGATGCCCTTGACCGACGCCGTGCACCGGGTGTGCCACCAGGGGCTGTCGGTCACCGAGGCGGTGGCACTGCTGCTGGGACGTCACACCAAACCGGAGTGA